Proteins from one Doryrhamphus excisus isolate RoL2022-K1 chromosome 19, RoL_Dexc_1.0, whole genome shotgun sequence genomic window:
- the si:ch211-149k23.9 gene encoding germ cell-specific gene 1-like protein isoform X1 — MPERLSRRSRSLLSLTLTSMALALSILALCTSYWCEGTHKVVKPLCLSPVKMKNCGQNNSEPYTTESPTQNPFNRTLSPARREELAKIRQRQLANAVHYIWETGEDKFAFRYFHTGFWESCEKHSDGEKCRSFIELTPGETQGVLWLSVVSEFTYIGLLGMGFLLMWLDLLCSHKGMHSLKISAYAAMCTVLSGLLGMVAHMMYTTVFQMTVIVGPKDWRPQSWDYGWSFALAWVSFSCCMGAAVVTLNSYTKTIIELRRKQRLRLEEARAAAHAPCYEEVMSGVGGAGAPGGFYSVSGLLHCPDGVVDVAWATNGGVVGMGNRDVPTLVLVGGCGPEGCEDCEREMDRMEVAVDRVDSPC; from the exons ATGCCGGAGCGCCTGTCTCGACGCTCTCGCTCCCTGCTCTCCCTGACCTTGACCTCCATGGCCCTGGCGCTGTCCATCCTGGCGCTGTGCACCTCCTACTGGTGCGAGGGCACCCACAAGGTGGTTAAGCCCCTCTGCCTGTCGCCCGTCAAGATGAAAAACTGCGGGCAGAACAACAGCGAGCCTTACACCACAG AGAGCCCCACCCAAAACCCTTTCAACCGAACGCTGTCCCCAGCCCGGCGGGAGGAGCTGGCCAAGATCCGGCAGCGGCAGCTGGCCAACGCCGTCCACTACATCTGGGAGACGGGCGAGGACAAGTTTGCGTTCAGATACTTCCACACCGGCTTTTGGGAAAGCTGTGAGAAGCACAGTGACG gGGAGAAATGCAGGAGCTTCATCGAGTTAACTCCAGGGGAGACGCAGG GCGTGCTTTGGCTGTCGGTGGTCTCGGAGTTCACGTACATCGGTCTGCTGGGGATGGGCTTCTTGCTCATGTGGTTGGACCTCTTATGTTCTCACAAAGGAATGCACTCGCTAAAAATCAGTGCCTACGCCGCCATGTGTACCGTCCTGTCAG GTCTTCTTGGCATGGTGGCCCACATGATGTACACCACCGTCTTCCAGATGACCGTCATTGTGGGCCCCAAAGACTGGAGGCCTCAGTCTTGGGACTACGGCTGGTCTTTTGC TCTGGCCTGGGTGTCCTTCAGCTGCTGCATGGGGGCCGCCGTGGTGACGCTCAACTCTTATACCAAGACCATCATCGAACTGCGCCGCAAGCAGAGACTGCGCCTGGAGGAGGCGAGGGCCGCCGCCCACGCGCCCTGCTACGAGGAAGTCATGTCGGGAGTCGGCGGCGCCGGCGCACCCGGCGGATTCTATTCCGTCAGCGGCCTGCTGCATTGTCCCGACGGCGTCGTGGACGTGGCGTGGGCCACCAACGGCGGCGTCGTAGGGATGGGGAACCGTGACGTGCCCACTTTGGTTCTCGTGGGAGGCTGCGGGCCCGAGGGCTGCGAGGACTGCGAGAGGGAGATGGACCGGATGGAGGTGGCCGTGGACAGGGTGGACTCCCCCTGCTGA
- the si:ch211-149k23.9 gene encoding germ cell-specific gene 1-like protein isoform X2, with amino-acid sequence MPERLSRRSRSLLSLTLTSMALALSILALCTSYWCEGTHKVVKPLCLSPVKMKNCGQNNSEPYTTARREELAKIRQRQLANAVHYIWETGEDKFAFRYFHTGFWESCEKHSDGEKCRSFIELTPGETQGVLWLSVVSEFTYIGLLGMGFLLMWLDLLCSHKGMHSLKISAYAAMCTVLSGLLGMVAHMMYTTVFQMTVIVGPKDWRPQSWDYGWSFALAWVSFSCCMGAAVVTLNSYTKTIIELRRKQRLRLEEARAAAHAPCYEEVMSGVGGAGAPGGFYSVSGLLHCPDGVVDVAWATNGGVVGMGNRDVPTLVLVGGCGPEGCEDCEREMDRMEVAVDRVDSPC; translated from the exons ATGCCGGAGCGCCTGTCTCGACGCTCTCGCTCCCTGCTCTCCCTGACCTTGACCTCCATGGCCCTGGCGCTGTCCATCCTGGCGCTGTGCACCTCCTACTGGTGCGAGGGCACCCACAAGGTGGTTAAGCCCCTCTGCCTGTCGCCCGTCAAGATGAAAAACTGCGGGCAGAACAACAGCGAGCCTTACACCACAG CCCGGCGGGAGGAGCTGGCCAAGATCCGGCAGCGGCAGCTGGCCAACGCCGTCCACTACATCTGGGAGACGGGCGAGGACAAGTTTGCGTTCAGATACTTCCACACCGGCTTTTGGGAAAGCTGTGAGAAGCACAGTGACG gGGAGAAATGCAGGAGCTTCATCGAGTTAACTCCAGGGGAGACGCAGG GCGTGCTTTGGCTGTCGGTGGTCTCGGAGTTCACGTACATCGGTCTGCTGGGGATGGGCTTCTTGCTCATGTGGTTGGACCTCTTATGTTCTCACAAAGGAATGCACTCGCTAAAAATCAGTGCCTACGCCGCCATGTGTACCGTCCTGTCAG GTCTTCTTGGCATGGTGGCCCACATGATGTACACCACCGTCTTCCAGATGACCGTCATTGTGGGCCCCAAAGACTGGAGGCCTCAGTCTTGGGACTACGGCTGGTCTTTTGC TCTGGCCTGGGTGTCCTTCAGCTGCTGCATGGGGGCCGCCGTGGTGACGCTCAACTCTTATACCAAGACCATCATCGAACTGCGCCGCAAGCAGAGACTGCGCCTGGAGGAGGCGAGGGCCGCCGCCCACGCGCCCTGCTACGAGGAAGTCATGTCGGGAGTCGGCGGCGCCGGCGCACCCGGCGGATTCTATTCCGTCAGCGGCCTGCTGCATTGTCCCGACGGCGTCGTGGACGTGGCGTGGGCCACCAACGGCGGCGTCGTAGGGATGGGGAACCGTGACGTGCCCACTTTGGTTCTCGTGGGAGGCTGCGGGCCCGAGGGCTGCGAGGACTGCGAGAGGGAGATGGACCGGATGGAGGTGGCCGTGGACAGGGTGGACTCCCCCTGCTGA